The sequence taaagtatttggaatttcttatctccgccgggtttaatgaaaagaggaaattaaagagcatagaataaaactattttcggaatttttaatttttttttaacaaatatcgcccaactctgaaaattaaaaaatttgatatttcctcaagtatttggaatttcttatctccgccgggtttaatgaaaagaggaagtgaaagagcatataataaaagtattttcggatttttaacaatttttttcccgcaaataccgctatgtactctacatatttaccgtaaTTTCAATTATTGTAATGTTTCATGCTACAGTTATCCTATTGTTATAGCGAGCTACCCGTCATTAGGAGTGTTGATTAATCCTTATTTGAAGTTTAACTTCTAGTTTattcaatacatttatttttataaatgaatcATTCCTTTTTGTGCTGAGTCTACACTAGGCACACATTCTTATTATGTCATCCAATATTTCTCATAGAACTGTTTCTCTTTGGTGCCTTACTCAGTTTGAATAGGAAGTTTCTAGTAATAATGCAGTTTAAGGAAGCGTAGAAAAGAGTCGCTTCCTAGTAGTACATGACTAATGTGTACCTgatcatgccatcaagatcaaATGATAAACTTGGATACACGATACAGAACTTGGTAATTGTTctgtatcatgtatccaagtttgtCCCTTGATCCCACTGGCATGAGCCTGtgtacattgatcctgtggtacatgatgcttactgttttaattttgtatgttgaaagatcctggaacaaaaaattgaaaatcacaATACAAGCAAATTATGTCAAGttctgtagaatttttttttttgtatttaaatttctaTAGTAATTCACTTTTGTATcgcaagtttttgttatgtccagcaTTTTTAGGCATACTACatgaaaattaaagtaattttcttGCATTGctgcttttccgtaaataaaagaataaaattaggtaaatatgtagtgtacggattagcgccaaaaaaaattgtacaactatgaaataactttcattatatgctcttttacgtcctcttttcataaccgcctgcggagataaaaaattccaattacttttggagttatcgccgttcttattttgcaatacaagacgtatgtaatcattcgactgtagccattttatattttgccgtgtgcgcgtgaatgcctaaataacagaaattttccattaggtaacgttagttacattataaatacttcaaaataaactgaaattaaaaataatatcaattaattttacttgtataagtagttttaagtatttataatgtaactgacctgacctaacaaaatgggacaaaggtagattaggtcaggtcagctacattataaatactttgaaactgaacggacattaaataataaaattaattttaatggttgtttagttttaaagtatttataatgtagctgacctgacctaacaaaccgggacaaaggatgaacagtaggaactcacgtaattttctttttacatgatgtagtcgttcacgtggGAGAACTAAGATGCACATAAacttctgccattcccgattacacccaaacaattcaccttcagccaacttcgggatttgttttatttttgcgcaggaaaaatgaattcaaatatttaaagtggtcggttaggtcaactacattaaaacactttaaaacactatggacgattagttaggtaagtatagctacattaaaataaacagagaaatataaatattaataaataaacccgaggttggccgaaggtgaattgttcgggtgtaatcagggatggcagaactttatgtgcatcttaggtttccccaTACACgtacgtcgcaaaaaaaaaaaatcatacttgtaaacaagcaaaatGAACGCCGCAcaagtgcacaggatgaaaattaaaaaattcaatatctcctaaagtatttggaatttcttatctccgccgggtttagtgaaaagaggaagttaaagagcacagaataaaagtactttcggaattttaaattttttttaacaaatttcgcacaaatatgataattaaaaaattagatatctccataagtatttggaattttttatcttcgcaggcggttatgaaaagaggacgtaaaagagcatataatgaaagttatttaatatttgtacgattttttttggcgctaatccgtacaatgcATATTTACCAGGAATTTTCATTGCATGTATCAACCAGTAGAAATTAAGAAATGCTGTTTACAGGGTAATTAAATAGAGGAATGTCTTTAGTGTTCGAGAAACGTACtttacaaaacttattttttattttcgaaaaaGCCTCGACGCGAGAATTTTAACATTAAGTCCGCATTTAAGTTGAAATATGCTTACCTCGTTTAAATCTATGTCTAATGGTTTGTTCCACATAGTTTAACAGCTCTTCGTCTACATCAGAATCCATTTCACTGTCATCAGACTCGGTAGATAATTGATCTTTATTTCTAGCTTTCCGTTTCCTTCGATTCCTCCTCTTCCTGTTTCTTTTCGACCTTTGAGATGGGGTCGGACTGGATAACCGTTCATCAAAAGCGAAAGGCACTTCGAGAGGTGCGTTTTCTGGGCTGCCTGTCAGCAACGTCTTTATGTATTCATGTAACATCTGATTTTCGTACTGCAATGCCACTACCTGAGACCTCCAGCAAGCTACTTGATGCCTCTGCTGCCATGACCGGGCCTCCCAGTAGTTCCACCACACTTTCTTCAAATGCGCGTCATTGCCCAACATCACTGGCGGTACTACAGGCCTTCGATTTCTTGTACCAACTCTCTTATTCCTACAACTATAACCAGTAGACACACTTTCAGCTCTTACCGATGCATTTTCTACACTatacatatttgaggttatttaTGGAGATTAAACAATAAAGATAGCTAAAGCAAAAGATATATAGCGAAATGTTGT comes from Bacillus rossius redtenbacheri isolate Brsri chromosome 4 unlocalized genomic scaffold, Brsri_v3 Brsri_v3_scf4_2, whole genome shotgun sequence and encodes:
- the LOC134541900 gene encoding gem-associated protein 8-like isoform X2, with the translated sequence MYSVENASVRAESVSTGYSCRNKRVGTRNRRPVVPPVMLGNDAHLKKVWWNYWEARSWQQRHQVACWRSQVVALQYENQMLHEYIKTLLTGSPENAPLEVPFAFDERLSSPTPSQRSKRNRKRRNRRKRKARNKDQLSTESDDSEMDSDVDEELLNYVEQTIRHRFKRDNHPLLEKNKDQTGDQKVDAETLLQPPEMLARNRLEEMRELFGPAAPKLLAMETAVELTFNSNCDRHHPSLWPVVPLAAQAE